Below is a window of Desulfovibrio desulfuricans DNA.
GTTTCCTTGACCAGGCGGTCATAGATGGCGCGGCTCTGCACAATCTTGCCCTCGCGCCCGGCAAGGGGAGAGCTGTTGATGCCAAAGCGCATGGCCACGGTGGGTTCGTCCACGCGGATACGGGGCATGGCGCGGGGGTTGTCGCGGGTGCAGATGGTATCGCCGATGGTCACATCTTCAATACCTGCCAGAACCACGATATCACCGGGCAGGGCCTTTTCCACTTCCACCACCTGCAATCCGTCATACACCTGAAGTTTGGTGGCGCGCAGGGGCTTGGGCTGACCATCCTCGCCAATGCAGGCCAGGGATTCCTTGGCGTAAACCGTGCCGTGCATGATGCGGCCCACGGCCAGACGCCCCAGATAGTCGGAATAGTCGAGGTCGGCCACCAGCATCTGGAAGGGCTGATCGGGATCATAGCCGGGACCGGGAATGTATTTGACGATGGCATCAAACAGAGGCGAAAGGTCCTTCTGCTCGTCATCAATATTGTTCATGGCCACGCCAGCGCGCCCAATGGCGTACAGCACGGGGAATTCAAGCTGGTGCTCGTTGGCGTCCAGGTCGATGAACAGGTCGTAAATTTCGTTGAGCACTTCCTGGGGGCGGGCGTCCTTGCGGTCAATCTTGTTGATGACCACAACCACGGGCAGACCGGCCTCAAGGGTTTTGCGCAACACAAAACGCGTTTGCGGCAGCGGCCCTTCAGAAGAGTCCACCAGCAGGATCGCGCCGGTAGCCATGGAGAGCGAGCGCTCCACTTCGCCGCCAAAGTCGGCGTGGCCAGGGGTGTCAATGATATTGATCTTGACCCCTTTCCAGTTGACGGCGCAGTTCTTGGCGGCAATGGTGATGCCGCGTTCGCGTTCCAGATCCATTTTGTCCATCACGCGGTCGTCAACCTGCTGGTCGGCGCGGAACACGCCGCCCTGCTTGAACAGACCGTCCACGAGGGTGGTCTTGCCGTGGTCAACGTGGGCGATAATGGCGACGTTACGAAGGGATTCATTGTGCTGCATGGCTTTGTGCCCTTAAAAAAACACTGGGTAGTGCGGTTTTGTTCCCCGCCGGGGAGAGATTCCGACTGGCAGCGAAGCTGCGCCAGTTCAGCGCCGGGTGCGGCCGACGCAGGCAGGGGGAAAAACCGGCAGTCGGTATTGTTTGTTCTTTAATGATGTCCGGGCCGCGCTTTTACGCACTTTTCAGAGTTTTGTCACCATAGCGCGGATGAGCCGACCCAGATTTTTGCCCGCCACAGCGGCCACTGCGAGGATTTCTTCCAAGGGGGCCGGGGTCATGCAGTCAGGTAAATTTTTATTGGTCAAACATGAAAGGCCAAGTACACGCATGCCCATATGACGTGCCGCAATGATCTCAAGTACAGTGCTCATGCCCACGGCATCTGCTCCCCACTGTCGATACATGCGTGTTTCTGCGGGCGTTTCCATTTCCGGCCCATGCACGCCAATGTATACGCCGCGCTCAAGCCGCAGGCCCATTTTTGCTGCGGTTTCCATGGCCATCGCCCGCAAATCCGCGTCCAGAGGCGCGCACATGTCGGGGAAGCGCGGCCCCCACTCCTCAGCGTTGATTCCGGTAAGGGGCGAATGCCCGGTATGGTTGATTATGTCGCTCATGCACATGATGCCGCCAGCATCGAACTGCGGGTTCAGGCCGCCCGCTGCATTGGTAATGACAAGCGTTTTTACGCCCATCAGCGCCATAACCCGCACCCCCATACAGACTTCTGCCGGGGTACGCCCTTCATAGAGATGACAGCGCCCCTGCTGGATAAGCGCATAGCGCCCGATGGAGTCGTCCTCGCCGCATGCGCCGGCAAACCGCCCCCATACAAATGCGCCCGCATGCCCTTCCACGCTGGAGGCAGGAAAACCCGGCAAGTCGGTATAGGGAACAACAACGCGGTCTTGCAGCTTTTCTGCCAGGGCAGAAAGCCCCGTACCCAGCACAATGCCCACAGGTGCATCCGCATCGGGCGCGGCCTTGGGATCAAGCCTGCGCGCTCCCAAGGGCAAGGCCAGAGGCCCTTGCGCGGCCTGAATGGCGTCACGCAGTGCCGTTGCGGCGCGCTGGACATCCTGAAAATTTTGCATAGAATCCCCTCCTGAAAAATACGCTCAGTGGTCTGCTGTCAGGCCGCAATCCGCGCCGCGCGTTCCTTTGCCGCTGCGCGGCTTTTTGTGCCGGACAGCCCCTGCGCGAGTGGATTTTCGCGCCAAAAGCGGGTAAGAGGTGCGGATGCACAGTCTGTATAGCTCGCCAATCGACACCCCACAAGGGGGGAGCGGGCAACGAAACAGAACCGTAACACCCCGCGATGCAAATCCAAACTCCGGCACGCGCTCGCTCCGCCTCTTGGGCAATCGCGGTCTTGCCGGGCATAAACCAACACAAAAAAGCGCAATTCAATGAGGGAGACAGGCTTGGACAAAGCTCAGGACAGCATTCCCCTGCAAAAGCACAAAATTCTGGTGGCCAACCGTGGCGAGATAGCCATGCGCATCATGCGCGCCTGCCGCAAGCTTGGAGTGGCCTTTACCGCCATCTTCACGGCTGAGGACGCGGCATCGGGCCATGTGCGCCTGGCGCGCGAACAAGGCGGAGAAAAAAGCCTGTACCGCGTGTCGTCTTACCATGACGCCAACGAACTTATGGCCGTGGCTGATGAGGCGGGCTGCACAGCAGTTCACCCCGGCTACGGTTTTTTTGCCGAGGATTTTCGTTTTGCACGCCGCGTAACCAAACGCGACCGGAAACTTATCTTCATCGGCCCCTCGTGGAAAATCATTCGCGAGCTGGGCGACAAAATCAACACCAAACGACTGGCGCGCAGCCTGGGCGTACCCACCGTTCCCGGTTCAGACCGCCCCATCTATGACGAGATGGAAGCCGAACGCATCGCCAAGAGCGTGTTCGAATTTCAGGATCAGCAGGGCATCACGCGCCCGCTGGTGCTGGTCAAGGCTTCCGCTGGCGGCGGCGGCATGGGCATTGAGGAAGTGTACGACCCGGATCAGTTCCGCTCGGTCTACCGCCGCATCCGCAGCTACGCCCTGCGCCAGTTCAAGGATGAAGGCGTGCTCATCGAGCAGCGCATTACAGACTTCAACCATCTTGAAGTACAGGTTGTTTCTGACCGTTCGGGGCATAACCCCGTACACTTTGGCACCCGCAACTGCTCCATCCAGTCCACTGGCCGCCAGAAGCGCATTGAGGTCGCACCGGGCTTTGCGCCCGAAGAACTCAAATACACCTTCGATGCGGGCAAGGTGCTGCGCGATATTGTTGACTACTCCCTCACTATGGCCCGCAAGGTGGGCTACGACAACGTGGGAACCTGGGAATGGATTGTGACCCGCAAGGGCGAACCCTTCCTGATGGAAGTGAACACGCGCATTCAGGTGGAAAATGGCGTTTCGGCACGTATTTCAAAGGTGAACGGCAAGGGCGATGTGGACCTCATTGCCGAGCAGATCCGCATTGGCCTTGGCGAGCCTTTGGGCTACGGGCAGTCGGACATCACCTTTGAAGGTCTGGGCATTGAATACCGCCTGATCGCCGAAGATCCGGACAGCAACTTCACCCCCTGGGTGGGTCGCATTGAAAAATTTGCGTGGAAAGACCAGCCCTGGCTGACCATGCTTACCCATGTTCCGACAACCGAGCCTTACGAAATTCCCACAGAGTTTGACCCCAACCTGGCCCTTGCCATCATCTGGGGCAAAGACCTTGAGGAAGCCAAGGCCCGCGGCCTTGAATTTCTTGGGGATCTGCGGCTGGAGGGACACAATGCCTCGGGCGAGGAGCTGAAGTCCAACGTCAACTTCCTTGCGGCCAACACAGAGCGCATTTTGCGCTTCTGACGGGGACCAGCCCATGAGCACGGCACCGTCCACACATCAGGCGCAGGTTTCCGCAGACAGCGGAAGCTCCAGTGCTCTGGCCGGGGCGATAACTTTATGCCCCCAGTATGGACGCATGCTGGCAGACAAGCCATTGGCCGCCCGGAATTCCGGGGATTTCGCCTACCTAAAAAAACCAGTCTAGCTGGCCCCAATATACTATGGACAACAACATCGAAAAACGCATCCAGAGTCTGCGCGACAGACTTACCTATCTGGTGGACATATTCGCCGGCAAGCACAAGGACAACGCCGACCTGCTTGAAGAAAAGCTGACCGCCTTTACTGCGCGCGTCCGCTCCGGCAATGTGGAAGACCCCTATGCCGAACTTGCCACGGTAGAAGACCTTTTCAACTATGTGGAACGCCGCCTTGAGGGCAGCATCACGCCCATGGACAAGGTGCGCATTGTACGCCACTCCCAGCGTATCTGCCTGCGCGACATACTTGAAAACGTCTACGACAACTTCACCGAAGTGGGCGGCCAGGACGAGCACAGCCTCGACCCCAGCATGCTCATTGCCCGTGCGGTCATTACCCGCCGCCGCGGCAAAAAGGTATACACCCAGTCCGTCATGGTTATCGGGCAGGAAAAGGGCCACGGCGCGGAATTCCGCAACGGCGGCTCGGTCAAGCCCTGGGGCAACGCCAAGGCGCAGCAGTACATGCGCGTGGCCGAGACCGAAGGGATACCTGTTCACACCTACATATTCACGCCTGGCTCGTATCCCATTGAGGATTACCCCGGCGCGGCGCAGCAGATCGCCCGCAACATTTACAGCATGGCCGGCCTGCGCGTGCCCGTTATCGCCGTTATTTCCGAGGGCGGTTCCGGCGGTGCGGAAGCCATCGGCCTTGCCGACAAACGCCTGATGCTCTCGCACGGCTACTATTCGGTTATTTCGCCCGAAGGCGCCGCCGCCATTGAAGGCCGCATCAAGGCTGGCCAGCGCGCCACGACCGAGCTGATTGAAAGCTGCGCCAATAACCTCAAGATGACAGCGCAGGACAACCTCAAGTTCGGCTACATCGACCGCGTGGTGCAGGAGCCGCCTCTGGGCGCACGCCCCTGGCACTTCGACTTTTTCCGCAATCTGCGACAGGAAGTGCTGCGCGCCACCGATGAGGTTGTGATCTCCACGCGCACCGTACCCGGCCTCAAAGGCCTGGCCCTGGCCCGCGTGCGCAAGCCCGATGCCAACCTGGACGAAATGTACACCCGCTGGGGGCTGACCTCTGCCGCCAAGGACAGGCTGCGCGAACGCCGCCAGCAAAAGTTCCTGCGGCTTTCGCGTCAGGCAGCGCGCGACAGGCGTCCTTTCTTTACCAAGATGGCCGTTGCCACCTGGGACTGGCTCACCAAGCCGTGGGTCAGCTTCAAGTACGATTTCTACCGCAAGCACCAGATGCGTATCCGCACCTTTATGGAAGAAATCGACAACGAGTGGGAAGTGTTCAAGAGCCGCCTGCTGGCCCCCTGGCACAAGCTCACCCGCAAGCTGCCCAGCGCCAAGGCCGAAAGCAGCAAGGTCAAGGAACTGACCGCCCTGTCCACGTGGTCGGACGACGGCCGCCGCAGCCGGTGGAACTACATTTCACCGCGCTACAAGACAGACCGGGCCATCACCTGCCCCAACAGCGCCGCCTATGGCTGCCTTGACCTGTGGGGGCCTGACCTCTTTGCCGAATTCGCGGGCGTGTGCAGCCACTGCGGCTACCACTTTCCCATGGAGCCGGAATGGTATGTGAAGAACGTCTTTGACCTCGGCTCGGTCTTTGAATTCAATAGCGAGATTGAGGCGGGCAACCCCCTTGATTTCCCCAACTTCGGCGACCGCATTCTTGACGCGCAGAAGAAAACCGGAGCCAAGAGCGGCTGCATGACCTTTGAAGCGCGCATAGACAATACCAAGATGGTCGTGGCCATGCTCATGGGCACCTTCCGGGGCGGCTCCGTGGGCGCGGCGGAAGGCTACAAGTTTGTGGAAGCCGCCCAGCGCGCCGCCAAGAAGCGTTATCCCTTCCTGGCCTATGTGCACGGCACGGCGGGCATCCGCATTCAGGAAGGCACGCACGGCGTTATCCAGATGCCCCGCTGCACGGTTGCTGTGCGCCGCTACATCGAATCCGGCGGCCTGTACATGGTGCTGTACGACACCAATTCCTTTGCCGGGCCTGTGGCCAGCTTCCTCGGCTGCTCGCCCTACCAGTTCGCGGTGCGCTCGTCCAACATCGGCTTTGCCGGGCCGGGCGTTATCAAGGAAACCACGGGCATGGACATCCCGCCCAAGTATCACCGCTCGTACCGCGCCCTTTCGCGCGGGCACATTCAGGGCATATGGGACA
It encodes the following:
- the typA gene encoding translational GTPase TypA; amino-acid sequence: MQHNESLRNVAIIAHVDHGKTTLVDGLFKQGGVFRADQQVDDRVMDKMDLERERGITIAAKNCAVNWKGVKINIIDTPGHADFGGEVERSLSMATGAILLVDSSEGPLPQTRFVLRKTLEAGLPVVVVINKIDRKDARPQEVLNEIYDLFIDLDANEHQLEFPVLYAIGRAGVAMNNIDDEQKDLSPLFDAIVKYIPGPGYDPDQPFQMLVADLDYSDYLGRLAVGRIMHGTVYAKESLACIGEDGQPKPLRATKLQVYDGLQVVEVEKALPGDIVVLAGIEDVTIGDTICTRDNPRAMPRIRVDEPTVAMRFGINSSPLAGREGKIVQSRAIYDRLVKETLRNVAVRVENTADRDAFLVKGRGEFQMAILIETMRREGFELSVGRPEVILRKDENGKVIEPIERLYVDCDEVFMGVVTDKLAQRKGRMLNCVNNGTGRVRLEFSVPSRGLIGYRDEFLTDTKGTGIMNSYVEGYEEWRGDFPTRYTGSIVADRAGAGVAYALFNLEPRGVLFVEPGDPVYEGMIVGEHNRDNDIDVNPTKEKKLTNLRASGKDENVTLTPVKKMTLEHALHFVREDELVEVTPLSIRLRKAELSAMKRYQTAGKRKNS
- a CDS encoding purine-nucleoside phosphorylase; protein product: MQNFQDVQRAATALRDAIQAAQGPLALPLGARRLDPKAAPDADAPVGIVLGTGLSALAEKLQDRVVVPYTDLPGFPASSVEGHAGAFVWGRFAGACGEDDSIGRYALIQQGRCHLYEGRTPAEVCMGVRVMALMGVKTLVITNAAGGLNPQFDAGGIMCMSDIINHTGHSPLTGINAEEWGPRFPDMCAPLDADLRAMAMETAAKMGLRLERGVYIGVHGPEMETPAETRMYRQWGADAVGMSTVLEIIAARHMGMRVLGLSCLTNKNLPDCMTPAPLEEILAVAAVAGKNLGRLIRAMVTKL
- a CDS encoding ATP-binding protein, with translation MRETGLDKAQDSIPLQKHKILVANRGEIAMRIMRACRKLGVAFTAIFTAEDAASGHVRLAREQGGEKSLYRVSSYHDANELMAVADEAGCTAVHPGYGFFAEDFRFARRVTKRDRKLIFIGPSWKIIRELGDKINTKRLARSLGVPTVPGSDRPIYDEMEAERIAKSVFEFQDQQGITRPLVLVKASAGGGGMGIEEVYDPDQFRSVYRRIRSYALRQFKDEGVLIEQRITDFNHLEVQVVSDRSGHNPVHFGTRNCSIQSTGRQKRIEVAPGFAPEELKYTFDAGKVLRDIVDYSLTMARKVGYDNVGTWEWIVTRKGEPFLMEVNTRIQVENGVSARISKVNGKGDVDLIAEQIRIGLGEPLGYGQSDITFEGLGIEYRLIAEDPDSNFTPWVGRIEKFAWKDQPWLTMLTHVPTTEPYEIPTEFDPNLALAIIWGKDLEEAKARGLEFLGDLRLEGHNASGEELKSNVNFLAANTERILRF
- a CDS encoding acetyl-CoA carboxylase carboxyl transferase subunit alpha/beta: MDNNIEKRIQSLRDRLTYLVDIFAGKHKDNADLLEEKLTAFTARVRSGNVEDPYAELATVEDLFNYVERRLEGSITPMDKVRIVRHSQRICLRDILENVYDNFTEVGGQDEHSLDPSMLIARAVITRRRGKKVYTQSVMVIGQEKGHGAEFRNGGSVKPWGNAKAQQYMRVAETEGIPVHTYIFTPGSYPIEDYPGAAQQIARNIYSMAGLRVPVIAVISEGGSGGAEAIGLADKRLMLSHGYYSVISPEGAAAIEGRIKAGQRATTELIESCANNLKMTAQDNLKFGYIDRVVQEPPLGARPWHFDFFRNLRQEVLRATDEVVISTRTVPGLKGLALARVRKPDANLDEMYTRWGLTSAAKDRLRERRQQKFLRLSRQAARDRRPFFTKMAVATWDWLTKPWVSFKYDFYRKHQMRIRTFMEEIDNEWEVFKSRLLAPWHKLTRKLPSAKAESSKVKELTALSTWSDDGRRSRWNYISPRYKTDRAITCPNSAAYGCLDLWGPDLFAEFAGVCSHCGYHFPMEPEWYVKNVFDLGSVFEFNSEIEAGNPLDFPNFGDRILDAQKKTGAKSGCMTFEARIDNTKMVVAMLMGTFRGGSVGAAEGYKFVEAAQRAAKKRYPFLAYVHGTAGIRIQEGTHGVIQMPRCTVAVRRYIESGGLYMVLYDTNSFAGPVASFLGCSPYQFAVRSSNIGFAGPGVIKETTGMDIPPKYHRSYRALSRGHIQGIWDRREVRANLKQALLTIGGRNLYYR